From Vigna unguiculata cultivar IT97K-499-35 chromosome 5, ASM411807v1, whole genome shotgun sequence, the proteins below share one genomic window:
- the LOC114185302 gene encoding LOW QUALITY PROTEIN: VQ motif-containing protein 19 (The sequence of the model RefSeq protein was modified relative to this genomic sequence to represent the inferred CDS: inserted 3 bases in 2 codons), producing the protein MEISSRFQERESHPSPMNSPTSNVSNCMSSSNSNGIQITTPPLTPKTIPRSDSNPYPTTFVQADTSTFKHVVQMLTGSSDTTKQPQDPVPQPPPPPPPSRNFNXPPIKTPPKKQGKLYERRNSLKNSLMLNTLMPNFARNNSPGFSPRNKPEILSPSLLDFPSLALSPVTPLNDDPFDKSSPSLGNSSEEEKAIAEKGFYLHPSPMSTPRDSEPQLLPLFPLTSPRVSXNHPPEEIKIRDCVLCCG; encoded by the exons ATGGAAATCAGTTCAAGGTTTCAAGAAAGAGAGAGCCACCCTTCTCCTATGAACTCTCCAACAAGCAATGTGAGCAACTGCATGAGCAGCAGCAACAGCAATGGCATCCAAATCACAACACCACCCCTCACTCCCAAGACCATCCCCAGATCTGATTCCAACCCTTACCCTACAACTTTTGTTCAAGCTGATACCTCCACCTTCAAGCATGTGGTTCAAATGTTAACTGGTTCATCAGACACCACAAAGCAACCACAAGATCCAGtgccacaaccaccaccaccacctccaccatCAAGAAACTTCA ATCCCCCAATCAAGACTCCACCAAAGAAGCAGGGAAAGCTCTATGAGAGGAGGAACAGCCTCAAGAACAGCCTCATGCTCAACACCTTGATGCCCAATTTTGCCAGAAACAACTCTCCAGGTTTTTCACCAAGAAATAAGCCTGAGATCCTCTCCCCAAGTTTGCTTGATTTCCCTTCCCTTGCTCTCAGCCCTGTCACCCCATTGAATGATGACCCTTTTGACAAGTCCTCACCTTCATTGGGAAACTCATCGGAGGAGGAAAAGGCCATAGCAGAAAAGGGCTTCTACTTGCATCCCTCTCCCATGTCCACCCCCAGAGACTCAGAACCACAGCTCTTGCCTTTGTTCCCACTCACCTCACCTAGAGTCTC GAATCACCCTCCTGAGGAGATCAAGATTAGAGATTGTGTCCTGTGTTGTGGATGA